From the genome of Aspergillus oryzae RIB40 DNA, chromosome 4:
AAGGCAGAGATGGGTGGAATCAAGACTCATATATAGTCAACAGACGAGTATACAGGCATTCGAGGATATTTTAACCTATATACTCGTATATCTATAGGATCTGACATCTATCTGTCCATTCAAAAACCTTTCAAAGTTATGGACTAGTTTAATTACAAATTACCTCATCACGTATCAAGCGCGTGTGTcagagaatatatatctctaacTGACCCATTACTTCAAAAGTCGTGACATGACATGCATTCCAAAATTTTGCATACCTATTTCTTATCCCTAGCCAGCTCAGGCTGTGCAAGCATCTCCGGATCCCACCGAGGATCCTTACTCTCACCAACCGGTGCCCAGCCGAGTTGAATCTGCATCGACCAGTCAGTTACTATACTATACCCACTATTCCAAAAGTTTGAGCGAGTTACCTGCATCACCTTCTGATCCCAATCCTTCGTAAAGCTCTTCaccttcccatcctcaaTCTCAAAGATAGCCGCAGCGCTCCATCTTGCCTTTTTCGGTGGATCCGACCGTTCAATACCCTGATAGGGCTCCCCGGAGTGTGACCCTTCCGCCGTATATCGCAACAGCACATGGCCGTCCTTAGCCCACGCCTGATCATACCGCACAATGTGCAAGTCGTTTACAGAGGCCATTACACGCGCATGAGACTCGGCGTAGTCCATTGGGGTAGAACAGCCCGGGAATGTAGAAGGACTCCAGAACCAACTGTCGGCGGTACAGAGGTGGCGAACTGACTCGGCGCCTTTGTTTTCGGTCGGGGAGTAGGCGATTGACATGTACTCCTTTGCGACTGCAATGTTGTGCTATGAGTAGTAGGAGAGGGGTGAGTTGTTTGCGATGCGAATATTGTAGTTGATGGGGGGGATTTTAGCTTGAGTTTCAACGTACCTCTTCCTCGGGTGTTTGCTTCGTTGAAATGACGGTTGGAGGTTGGTTTTCGGATGCCATTTTTTGGACTTATTGTTGGAAGGTTATGGTAATGATTGTTGTTTTGAGGTTCGAGTGGTTTTCTGGCAGTTCTGTCGCCTGTATATAATTCTGGAATGGAGGGTGTGACGGGTGTTGTGTATAGTGTCATGATGACGGTCGGCTTATCGTTCGCTTCGGCTGCTCACCTATGTATCTCCAACACCCAGACAAACAAACATATTGCTGGGACAGGTAGCTACCAAGGTACCAGGCATGATTGTTGAAAACCGGGAGAGGATCATGGGTAGAATGCCAGGCTTTAGTCTTAACACTGATATACACATGGGAACGAATCTACAAAGTGAATAGAAAGAGCTACCACATTGCGCAGTACAATTCATATTAGCTTGTCAGCTCTACCTTAAGTCACACGTCACTCCATGTTATCGATCTATCGATTTTCTAAACTAGCATGCATGCACTGCAATTTTAGACTCCAAGAGGTGTTGACTGTGGCTTGGGTCCAATCAAAATTGCGAACACTTCCGTCATCATTTTGAGATCTTGGCAAGGTACTATGTAAGCATGGCAGTCAGTCTGTGCAAGCCTTATGTGCACAGTGCTGTGGCAGTTCAAACGTTTTCATTGCGTTGAAAAGTGGTTTCCTCTGTTCTTTGTGTTGGGAGGCCTTATGGAAGTTAAGGTGATCTGGTGAGTCCTGAACATGATAGATGTCTAGACGAAGCAGACTATATAAGATGCTGCTATAGATATGTTACTGAGATGTTCTTCAATACAAAGTAGCTTCTTTGCTTGAAATAGATTGAGATAGCAGTCATATGTCCTGTAAAATATGGAAGACATGAGGATGGAAATATTGGATCGGCCCACCATCGAATGATATGGCGATATGACAGCTAATTAGGTAGAAATAGCAAGAATGCACGTCCTCGTGGGAGGGTTGGAGCAATCAGATGATATTTCCCAATTTGTGCGATGCGATTAAATTGCCGGAATAGGAAACACGCAGCTTCGTTCTGCGGCCCGCGGGAATCCTGGGGATCCGATTGGCTGAGAAAATCAACCAGGTAAACTCCTTTAGGCAATTCTAGCATAAAggcaccatcaccaatcaGCAGCCAGCAGTCACTTGACTGGGGAGCCCTTCGACCTACACTATTTATATATGCCTCGTCTGCttccttatcttcttctctttgacttGTATACCATCTCGATGACCGAATGATCACGGCGGACCATCCGAttttccatcctcatcacaCAGAGAAC
Proteins encoded in this window:
- a CDS encoding uncharacterized protein (predicted protein); this encodes MPGTLVATCPSNITARKPLEPQNNNHYHNLPTISPKNGIRKPTSNRHFNEANTRGRVAKEYMSIAYSPTENKGAESVRHLCTADSWFWSPSTFPGCSTPMDYAESHARVMASVNDLHIVRYDQAWAKDGHVLLRYTAEGSHSGEPYQGIERSDPPKKARWSAAAIFEIEDGKVKSFTKDWDQKVMQVTRSNFWNSGYSIVTDWSMQIQLGWAPVGESKDPRWDPEMLAQPELARDKK